The stretch of DNA ACATCCGCATTGCAGCTATGCAAACTCAGGCCTGCAACTTGGAAAAACAATAGCTTATATCATGGGCGACAGACAAGATGAATTGAACGAGGACGAATTCCTCGCAACCGTAGGGAATATCAAGATGAACATCCTCCGCTCTTACAGCAACTGGCGCCGCTATCGCGAAACCGTCAACGAGCTGAACATGCTCTCGACCCGCGAACTGAATGATCTGGGCATCTCCCGCGCCGACATTCCTTATGTCGCCCGTCAGTCCAAGGCTCGCTAACAGGCCGCTTTCGCAGCCTGCCTTTTGAAGAATTTCTCCGGGTCTGGATCCTCCTCCCACCAGTCCCGGTCATCGCAAAGCTCTCCTCCTCCCAGGTTTTGCGATATAACAAGATCGGTTACCCTCCTCCCAGACCGGTCTTATCAGAATGGCATCCCTCGCACTGCGATGGATGCCATTTGTTTTTCTGTGCCTTGCACGTCTTCATCTCCATTGCTGAGTGCGTTTAAAGGAGATATGGGAGTGAACATGTCAAACACTCTCGATCTTACTCCCGTTCATATCGTTGGTGGCGGTCTCGCCGGCTCTGAAGCTGCATGGCAGATTGCCCAGGCTGGTGTGCCCGTCATTCTGCATGAAATGCGCCCCGTGCGCGGCACGGACGCGCACAAAACCGAACAGCTTGCAGAACTCGTCTGCTCGAATTCGTTTCGTTCCGATGATGCTGAAACCAATGCCGTTGGCGTGCTGCATGCCGAAATGCGGCTGGCGGGTTCGCTCATCATGGCTTGCGCGGACGCGCATCAGGTTCCCGCAGGCGGCGCACTGGCCGTTGATCGTGAAGGCTTTGCGCAAGCCGTGACGCAGAAGCTCGAAGCCCATCCCTTGATCACCATTGAGCGTGGAGAAATTACCGGCCTGCCGCCAGAAGAATGGGGCAGGACGATCGTTGCCACCGGCCCGCTGACAGCGCCATCGCTGGCAGACGCCATTGCTGAACAAACCGACGCCAGTGCACTGGCCTTTTTCGATGCCATTGCGCCGATCGTGCATTTTGATTCGATCAATATGGATGTGTGTTGGTTTCAGTCGCGCTACGACAAGGTCGGTCCCGGCGGCACCGGCAAGGATTATATCAACTGCCCCATGGACAAGGCGCAATACGAGGCGTTCATTGCAGCGCTTATTGAAGGCGACAAAACCGATTTCAAGGAATGGGAAGGCACCCCCTATTTCGACGGCTGTCTGCCGATTGAGGTCATGGCCGAACGCGGGCCTGAAACGCTGCGTCATGGCCCGATGAAGCCCATGGGGCTAACCAATGCGCATAACCCGACCGTCAAGGCCTATGCGGTGGTGCAATTGCGTCAGGATAATGCACTCGGCACGCTCTATAATATGGTCGGTTTCCAGACAAAGCTGAAATACGGCTCGCAAAGTAGCATTTTCAAAATGATTCCCGGATTGGAAAATGCGGAATTCGCGCGGCTCGGCGGTCTGCATCGCAACACTTACCTCAACTCGCCCGTGCTGCTCGATGATGTGCTGCGGTTGAAATCCCGCCCCGCTTTACGTTTTGCAGGCCAGATCACCGGCTGCGAAGGCTACGTCGAATCTTCGGCTATCGGTCTTCTGGCCGGTCGCTTCACGGTTGCCGAAAAGCGCGGCGGAGCCGCCGTCGCCCCACCGCTGACCACCGCATTCGGTGCGCTTCTGGGCCATATCACGGGCGGACATATCGTAAGCGATGAGGAACCCGGCAAACGCTCGTTCCAGCCCATGAATGTCAATTTCGGGCTGTTTCCGCCGGTCGAGGTGCCAAAGCAGGAAGGCGTGCGCCTGCGCGGCAAGGAAAAGACCCTTGCCAAAAAACGCGCATTATCGGCGCGTGCGCTGGCCGATTGTAAGGCGTGGCTTGAACTGTAAGCCTATTTCAGTGCTCTGCGCAGCATCAGCCAATGCTTGCGCAGCGCAGAAATATCGGCCAGTTTTTCACCGGCCTTCTCGCCCAACCGTTCAAGGGTCGCAAGATAAGCAGGCACGAGCGCCAGTGGCAGAAATGCCGAGGCAAGGCTTTTGGGTGCCTGCACCCTCGCCGCCTCGAATTTGGCAAGATGCTCACGAGCGAGTGCGAGCATGACATGAACGACCCTTTGAAAGGCCGCCTTGTCTTCACCGCTTAAAAACACCTCGCCACTCACACCCACTGATGCCAGCATGTCAGCAGGCACATAAAGCTGGCCGCGGCGGCGATGG from Brucella sp. BE17 encodes:
- a CDS encoding DUF1127 domain-containing protein, producing MNILRSYSNWRRYRETVNELNMLSTRELNDLGISRADIPYVARQSKAR
- the trmFO gene encoding methylenetetrahydrofolate--tRNA-(uracil(54)-C(5))-methyltransferase (FADH(2)-oxidizing) TrmFO, whose amino-acid sequence is MSNTLDLTPVHIVGGGLAGSEAAWQIAQAGVPVILHEMRPVRGTDAHKTEQLAELVCSNSFRSDDAETNAVGVLHAEMRLAGSLIMACADAHQVPAGGALAVDREGFAQAVTQKLEAHPLITIERGEITGLPPEEWGRTIVATGPLTAPSLADAIAEQTDASALAFFDAIAPIVHFDSINMDVCWFQSRYDKVGPGGTGKDYINCPMDKAQYEAFIAALIEGDKTDFKEWEGTPYFDGCLPIEVMAERGPETLRHGPMKPMGLTNAHNPTVKAYAVVQLRQDNALGTLYNMVGFQTKLKYGSQSSIFKMIPGLENAEFARLGGLHRNTYLNSPVLLDDVLRLKSRPALRFAGQITGCEGYVESSAIGLLAGRFTVAEKRGGAAVAPPLTTAFGALLGHITGGHIVSDEEPGKRSFQPMNVNFGLFPPVEVPKQEGVRLRGKEKTLAKKRALSARALADCKAWLEL